The following DNA comes from Papaver somniferum cultivar HN1 chromosome 4, ASM357369v1, whole genome shotgun sequence.
ttttcggaagcaaatgctatattctcaaagacagagaacatagaggaaaatttgattccaaaagtgatgaaagaatttttcttggctatgcttctgacagTCGTGCCTTTAGGGTATACAATCTCAGAaccaaagtcatgatggaatcaatcAATGTGGTTATTGATGACATTAGCGATTTTTTCCAAGACAATCACATTGCAGCAAATCTTCCTCCCTATGAAACTGTTATTAAAGAAAAACAGATTGAAGTCGAACCATCAGTTGTTCCTTTAATTAGTGACACAGATGATAAAGACgataatgaaagtattgttgaacaacccaATGATACCGTAAATATTGTCCAAAAACCTGTTAAATGGGTACATCAAAGAAAATCTTCTGAAGACATCATTGGAGATGCCAATGCTAGAGTTATTACTCGAAGAGAACTTCAGAACGTCTGTCAATATTCATGTTTTATTTCTTCAATAGAGCCGAAAAACATTGAGGAAGTACTCAGTGAACCTGCTTGGGTAAACTCAATGCACGAGGAACTTAATCAGTTTAAAAGACAAGAAGAGTGGGAACTTGTTCCTAAGCTTACATGAGTAAACATTGTTGGAACAAAGTGGATCTACAAGAAAAAATCAGAAGAATTTGGGacgattgtcagaaataaagctaggctcgttgctcaaggatattctcaaattgaaggtatttattttgatgaaacttttgctcTTGTTGCTCGTTTAGAATCAATAAGACTGTTACTTGCCTATGCTTGCTGTcttaagataaaaaaatttcaaatggatattaaatcTGCATTTCTGAATGGGGATTTAAAAGAAGAGGTATTTGTTGCTCAACCTTAAGGATTTgaagatccattattcccaaattatgtctttaaacttaagaaggccttgtatggtctaaaacaagctccaagagcttggtatgataaaCTGACATCCTTCTTACTTCAAAAAGGATTCTCTAGAGGCGGTGCTGATAAGACACTTTTCACCAAATGGAGCGGGAAAAATGTACTTGTAGCGCAAATATATGTATATGACATCATCTATGGATCCACCTCAAAATCTCTAACAGATGAATTCCTGAATCTTATGAGTGGAGAATTTGAAATGAGTAGTGTTGGagaattatcatattttcttgggttacaaatacaacaacaaaaagacaatattctactttctcaagaaaaatatgcaagaaaTTTAGTTGAAAAATTGAAACTAAAAAGTGCAACACCTATGGCAACTTCGATGCCAACTACTGGAAAACTTCAATCGAATCCAGGAGAAAAATCAGTTGATCAGAAACTATACAGATCTATGATAGGGAGCTTGCTATATCtaactgcaacaagaccagacattgcttttaGTGTGGGATGTTGTGCTACATTTCAAGCAGATCCTAGAGAATCACATCTCAAATCTGTAAAACGAATCATTAGATACGTTAATGGTACACTAGATTATGGTTTATCATACTCTATGGATACGAACGATAGTCTTGTTacctattcagatgctgattgggcaggatgtgtagaataTCGTAAAAGCACCTCTGGTGGTTGcttctatgttggtcaaaatcttatagcttggcatagcaagaaacagaattcaAAGTCCTTGTCaacctgtgaagcagaatatattgctgctggtacatgttgtacccaactattgtggatgaaacaaatgctcattGACTATGGAATTGATATTTCAACTACGAGAATActgtgtgataactcaagtgctatTCGATTGACTGAAAACCcagttgaacattctcgtactaaacacatagataTCAGATATCACTTTATTAGAGAGTTATATGAGAATGGTGTAATCAAATTAGAGTATAAGCATCATCTAGCTGaaattctcaccaaacccttaggtAGAGCAACATTGGAAAATCTAAGGAAATCCATAGGGATTGTCAAGGTACATTAGTATCTTGTGCgtccggttttcaacttttgcttgcaatagttaaaaccggttttcaacctttatctggtaaaggttgcttgtTGTCATTCTTTTTTTTACATAAAGAttacaacataatgatatttcgatattaattctccctggaagaagatgcaaacatattggagaagaggatgtgaaatttgaggtaacgactttgttagttaattgttttcctgtttaagaaaagcccgagtttattgcgtatatttattgcttttgcttaacaaaatttcgatacaattgatgttttattccattatttgtgtatggatgtgtgtgtgattcaattgtttccggttaagaaaaactattgttacctTGCTTTATTATTTGGTaccaatcgtttaggcttacaaaatttcgttgCAATTGCGGTGATTTAATgtgtatgttgtttcaattgcttccggttgaggtgaataattatgcaatttgatttatttggtttgtatgaattgtttatggcttaacgaaagaacaggtttacgggatgaatagtttagtccaattcaattccggataagagaaactaagttagttttgatcttagttagacttatcaaagtggaggtttcggttattcaagtctaatcgaatgccttaataaggaatgctagttaactaacctagtacttgtcttgtttaaaagttaaaggtctaagttatatggataattacaacccgatgagaaaaatagagttatctttattttggtcttatcgaacaagcgattgcatttgtacaatcgatttagcaaaggaactaaggtgcttagtcgatttttggtttgctaaactattagaaaaaattgcttcgggaataTGTTTcattggtaacatatcaaaaaaaaaaatactttttagtttcggttttgatattggttatcaaaaatggtgtgtgaaaccctcgtgcttaactcttataggtttgcaagtcagttttgagatttgtaagatccttttggtttgtcctttatttgctcgtacctttgtcaatttgttgcaaaaagggggagaaatatatggggtaaacaagtgatactggtattgatttatattgattggtatcactaagggaaaggacatgtgtgcttaaacgtttatctaacgaaagagtaaagcatagggggagtagcatatcatatgatacttgtagttatatggactacaaaggaataacaaagaagtgcggattgataaaatctacctatcttacctttagggggagtattagatttgttattataatgtcaacaacggaatttttgaattgaatgtatacatgttattgtgttgttgaatttgggaatcaagcgtatgtgtaatgaattcttgtaatttgtttatccatatgatgtaagatttttgtcactaaaattgacaaacggggagattgttagagcatagctcggttgaacccaccaagcgttggtatgtcaagtttcattgtcatattttagtgaaccaaaaatcatttaaagagtcgattgattatgtactagagtcaacttcgtataggttagcttgaaagtattaggatatgagacattacaagtattgcgaagacttgaagaagtgaagaagtaaggatctacaacgactacATCATCCGGATGAGGTTAGTtatatttaacttgaactgtttcattccctaacgtatctttcaagtcgtgcatattgaaaacataactgcgaagcatgaatgcttacactctagttagacgtaatattaaggaatacaatacgaagtataatgcttatcttttgaacttcgtatataagacatcgacataaccatttgaatgctattgtgattatgtatgggtatgaggtgaagatttcatcctaggaaacaatgttttacattagtttaaaggaagtaaattcatgaacttgtttcgtgaatcaaaagggaaattgctaggcttattggtattgttattcattgcatatcttttgaactaccaatatgtgtgattagtataaccgctcatgacttgtttatgttcttggtaaaactattcacaaggcctgacttttgtattggtatgacttttattagtgaaaccgatcttaagtaatcacatgagatggtatgatcgatttagtgtttttggtatgaccaactataggaaaaggggaactgatcctatgaagagatgcaaccgatcacaagaggagaatcgatccttgtaagaggtgcaacacatttttagtagatgggggaaccgatcctatgaacatgtgcaacaagtttttagtaaaaggggaaccgatcctatggacatgtgcaacaaatacaagtagttaccataagtatgtggggaaccgatcctagtacctagtcaaccgaatttttggaaaactagtgtgactatgcataatactcacatggaggtagaaccaaaacttgttttggtagaaccgtgaaacccatgatttgtgattgagtgttcttaatcaatcacatagttattgaaagtcagatgaatcaattctaaactcgtttggaagtatggcaaatcggtttcaagattgtaagtatgaaagaggacttacaaagtaaagatgtcgacatactttgaacatgtgcagtaacgcttatcttttattgttcaaagatattccttaatagctaaaggaaaaatcccggattgaaaaataagttgagaatcttttaattaaggtttttaattttatttttggaaaatgaaaattggtaatgtgcatttactaattggagattttctaagagattttcagtcaatgtttggacaaagcatttccaggaattatggaaaccgaatctggaatatattgcatatcttgagaatattttcggttttagaaattccttggtgtccaaacttccttgatccataaatatcaaagtttgcatttctagcaaactaatccccagcaaaactacctagttgtgttgtcacTGGTGGACCCGccaattcggagaggaaagtaacctaattatgcgaaatctcttatgaccgctcagtttaaagacttctttaggattgagaagctctattagcaccgttggtgggaaactagataattgcggtttattattagttttcgatttattttattgactaacgattattgaacttttattgcacctggtttgtttatgcttgagaatcttctctcctgatataagattcactcaaactagatcgaagtttcgacggggatctttagactgtttgtagttctaaagatgtcttatgataatccatagttaacagactccgttatgtgcgtgattgatcacaagtgattcaagttgattgtgttcaggtgtttattgaaaatctaagaagatttgaagacaaagaagactttgaagatttctgatttgggttcataatctttggtgtgcacaatacttgtttcggttaaagaggatccaactataatcagtttatccttgtggtagattggattgattagttgagtagatcggcatcaatacgtttctttgtgattcaaagtattgattgcaaaatctagacgattacttcagtaattgttagtagatagatctaaggacctgacaaatgagtttattgagttaaacggaagagccttttgtcgaactcacatcacttggttgaaaatagttgataccaaacaaatttgttgttcctttactgtttggaatacgaaccaaaggaattgtcccaagtacgtgacttattacaagttggaggcgtgggaatacaaacggatctaggtgaactataggtttagttgcttggtatcaacaatacaaagttggtttgattttttatagcggcttaatcctgggagtattcaactctggacaaggtcccggggttatctgcatttgcggttttctcgttaacaaaatcttgatgtgtcttttacgtttctatttccgtaattattttttattataattagaagtaaattacacaaacgttaattcctatttacttgatagtaatcttattgtgttttgttaagtatgaacctcttatcaagtaaacatacttcgttgttgtattgtctcgatctcgtatccatagacgatcacacgaagtgtgaaccgattagttgtattgtctcgactcagtccatagataatcactttcggagaaatgacttataggtggaaaagttttagattgaggtatatttgggtaccctcatcttttcacctaacgtcttctagcttctcgagtacctcaccaagctttatgtagagatatctagtgaaaaccataaaccttagggatttaccctagaaactaaccttgctctgatgccaacttgatacatatgatctctataccttgctaactattattatagaggcggaattcagaataataatagacataaacttagaaaacagaactcAAAGTAGTAGTTCGAAGAAATATatattctctagattatgaacaagaaaacgatttactattctttttcttttgcgctcacaatctctctaaatagAAGTTAACCCTAAGATGTTTGCTAAAGCTTTCCTTTGACAATAACACAGAAATTTGTATACAAGTTTTCTCTAGGTCTGTGTGTAGTTAACAACAAAACCTCCCTATTTATAACTTTCATCCCTAGGTCTGTATGTAGTTTTCTCTAGGTCTATGTGTACTCAGCCGATAAggtcttctattaggaatctatttcctaaactaagagtgttGCCTAAAACAAAAGtcttcctaactaggaattctgcccaAATAAGGTTTCTTCCGTAATTTAGGATTCTtctctcaacttagcttgaggtttacTAAgttccgagcaacgaacttttactaccacagaaaaactacaacaaaatggcgccgctgccggggagttgtgcttaggtagaatttttaggtttattttttttttattatttgttcctttttactttgtc
Coding sequences within:
- the LOC113273382 gene encoding uncharacterized protein LOC113273382 produces the protein MATSMPTTGKLQSNPGEKSVDQKLYRSMIGSLLYLTATRPDIAFSVGCCATFQADPRESHLKSVKRIIRYVNGTLDYGLSYSMDTNDSLVTYSDADWAGCVEYRKSTSGGCFYGNNNSQGESPILNWSLKIICFWGEWL